One genomic window of Citrobacter sp. Marseille-Q6884 includes the following:
- a CDS encoding Cu(+)/Ag(+) sensor histidine kinase codes for MTIKRLQRPFSLATRLTFFISLATIASFFAFAWIMIHSVKVHFAEQDINDLREISTTLERILNHPDEPESRRLETLKNVVAGYSNVIISLEDANQKALFHSPGAPDLRPFIASATPDKNAQRNNVFLLSGPTLNTEGHAHGQKPPSSWRMIRLPIGQLPDGKAAYTLYMALSIDFHLHYINDLKNKLIMSASLISMMIIFIVLFAVYKGHEPIRNVSRRIQNITSKDLDVRLDPQAVPIELEQLVESFNHMIERIEDVFKRQSNFSADIAHEIRTPITNLVTQTEIALSLPRSQKELEDVLYSNLEEFGRMSKMVSDMLFLAQADNNQLIPEKTALNLADEVSKVFDFFEAWAEEREVSLRFEGRACWVSGDPLMLRRAMSNLLSNAMRYTPKGESVVVRVKEADEQVQIVVENPGPQIAAEHLPRLFDRFYRVDPSRQRKGEGSGIGLAIVKSIVTAHQGKVSVTSDPRVTRFILTLPKHAM; via the coding sequence ATGACCATTAAACGCTTGCAACGCCCTTTCTCGCTGGCGACACGTCTGACTTTCTTTATCAGCCTGGCAACCATCGCCTCATTTTTCGCCTTCGCCTGGATAATGATCCACTCAGTGAAAGTCCATTTCGCTGAACAGGATATTAATGACTTAAGAGAGATCAGTACCACGCTGGAGCGTATTCTTAATCATCCCGACGAGCCTGAGTCCCGCCGACTGGAAACGTTAAAAAATGTGGTTGCCGGGTATTCCAACGTGATTATTTCCCTGGAAGACGCCAACCAAAAAGCCCTTTTCCATTCGCCTGGCGCGCCGGATCTGCGTCCGTTTATCGCCAGCGCAACGCCGGATAAAAACGCGCAGCGCAATAACGTCTTTTTATTATCCGGTCCAACGCTGAACACCGAGGGGCATGCTCACGGGCAGAAGCCGCCCTCAAGCTGGCGAATGATTCGTTTGCCAATCGGCCAACTCCCCGATGGCAAAGCGGCCTATACGTTGTATATGGCGTTATCGATAGATTTCCATCTGCACTATATTAACGACCTGAAAAATAAATTAATTATGTCGGCATCGTTGATCAGCATGATGATCATTTTTATCGTGCTGTTTGCCGTCTATAAAGGCCACGAACCCATTCGTAACGTCAGCCGCCGCATTCAAAACATTACCTCGAAAGATCTGGATGTGCGTCTGGATCCGCAGGCCGTACCGATTGAACTGGAGCAACTGGTTGAGTCGTTTAACCATATGATTGAGCGCATCGAAGATGTGTTTAAACGCCAGTCCAATTTCTCTGCGGATATCGCCCATGAGATCCGCACCCCGATCACCAACCTGGTGACACAAACGGAAATCGCGCTCAGCCTGCCCCGCAGCCAGAAAGAGCTGGAAGATGTGCTCTATTCGAACCTTGAAGAGTTTGGTCGCATGTCGAAAATGGTGAGCGATATGCTGTTCCTCGCGCAAGCGGACAACAATCAGCTGATCCCGGAAAAAACAGCGCTCAATCTGGCCGATGAAGTCAGCAAAGTGTTCGATTTCTTCGAAGCGTGGGCGGAAGAACGCGAGGTCAGTTTGCGCTTTGAAGGCCGCGCGTGCTGGGTCTCCGGCGATCCATTGATGTTACGCCGGGCGATGAGCAACCTGCTTTCCAACGCCATGCGTTACACCCCAAAAGGCGAGTCTGTGGTTGTGCGGGTGAAAGAGGCGGACGAACAGGTACAGATCGTCGTTGAGAATCCCGGTCCTCAGATAGCCGCAGAACATCTTCCCCGGCTCTTCGACCGTTTTTATCGGGTAGACCCATCACGACAGCGTAAAGGCGAAGGCAGCGGCATTGGCCTCGCCATTGTGAAATCCATTGTCACAGCCCATCAGGGGAAAGTCTCCGTCACATCTGACCCACGCGTAACCCGCTTTATTTTGACACTGCCAAAACATGCGATGTAA
- a CDS encoding EAL domain-containing protein, with the protein MAILKKVENISYRNVFGGYFSVAVTFFLLQIFAYHFSKQEVVSGTVLHFYDITLPLISALLVLYRRKALPILFVYFMSSLYFHPLSTVFTLAAQLSAACISQTLYYLATGKRSVVSFGRSKLTGHRIGWLICFNTLLFILLDRWFSPDTASADSLFTLQTLINLQWLMNSCLTGIPLCYLILRSVHKPQWCRVYLRHLKRLITSGTPIRFQVIWFLLLTGIMFCLIFAREDMLIFTDYSLLWLLPVMLWGTVRIGHALISPLWAIMLMLLSYFINDYILAGSDSHYLHSLVISSTMLFVFSLTIVVMGVLVVRNCNYLQRLRQLFRSEPNTGLLNFQALKMDVRDYSVECLCYIRCTELNTLEKVHGIEFRFEFVNALSAYVSTQMKSAGAVYYTPGHGMIVRFDAMPDIPGFYKLLNAFRFNWKEYKLGLSCGLAYTSDKALIKNLSQAIKLLNTQSYISLMQGRPLLLNPLPPGDNIVSEAVIRHVLQKSIDRQSFVLMAQPILSTMLVVQPVISSEGLTRYHEILIRMKTKDGKLVFPDTILPVAREAGLLPALDITVIEQTFCFMQSQRDTNPHSHFSINLTPDSLNKADFLDNVFTLFEKYAISPERIIFEVVESDIIDNANVIDVLRTLRKAGSKVAIDDFGTGSSSYSRLRMLEADILKIDGSFIRNILEDEFSRCAVRSFCEVAKLKNMDVVAEFVENQEIEKMLIDMGVGWLQGYYIGKPVPIETLVSEKQVAVATDLHSKPKERITTSHPTSRQEYFPLVEQEIS; encoded by the coding sequence ATGGCGATATTAAAAAAAGTAGAAAACATAAGTTATCGTAATGTTTTTGGGGGCTATTTTAGCGTCGCTGTTACTTTTTTCCTGCTTCAAATATTTGCTTACCATTTTAGTAAGCAGGAAGTTGTTTCTGGAACGGTATTACATTTTTATGATATTACGCTACCGCTTATCTCTGCTTTATTGGTGTTATACAGACGCAAAGCGCTACCGATTTTGTTCGTCTATTTTATGTCTTCACTTTATTTTCATCCTTTGTCCACCGTCTTCACATTAGCGGCTCAGCTATCCGCTGCATGCATTAGTCAGACGCTTTATTATCTTGCAACAGGCAAACGTAGCGTTGTCAGCTTTGGTCGTAGCAAACTGACAGGGCATCGCATTGGTTGGCTTATTTGTTTTAACACGTTGCTGTTTATTCTCCTCGACCGCTGGTTTTCGCCTGATACCGCCTCTGCGGATTCATTGTTTACGCTGCAGACATTAATTAACCTTCAGTGGTTGATGAACTCGTGTCTGACAGGGATTCCACTTTGCTATCTCATCTTGAGAAGTGTACACAAACCACAATGGTGCCGCGTGTACCTCAGACACCTGAAGAGACTAATCACCTCAGGCACCCCGATACGCTTTCAGGTTATATGGTTTCTGTTGTTAACGGGCATTATGTTCTGTCTGATTTTTGCCCGAGAAGATATGCTAATTTTTACGGATTATTCCTTGCTGTGGCTTCTTCCCGTCATGCTGTGGGGGACTGTACGTATAGGTCATGCCCTTATTTCTCCGCTATGGGCAATTATGCTGATGTTGTTATCCTACTTCATCAATGATTATATTTTAGCGGGTAGTGATAGCCATTACTTACACAGCCTGGTCATCTCCTCTACGATGCTGTTTGTTTTCTCTCTGACTATCGTCGTCATGGGGGTGCTTGTTGTCCGAAACTGCAATTACCTTCAGCGCCTCAGACAACTCTTTCGCTCTGAGCCGAATACCGGATTGCTAAATTTCCAGGCGCTAAAAATGGATGTGCGGGACTATTCGGTTGAATGCTTGTGCTACATCCGTTGTACTGAATTAAACACGCTGGAGAAAGTGCACGGTATCGAGTTTCGCTTTGAATTTGTTAATGCGTTAAGTGCGTATGTGAGTACACAGATGAAGAGCGCAGGGGCGGTTTATTACACCCCGGGGCACGGAATGATCGTACGTTTTGATGCGATGCCTGATATTCCGGGTTTTTATAAGCTACTGAATGCTTTTCGTTTTAACTGGAAGGAGTACAAACTGGGGTTATCCTGCGGTCTGGCCTACACCAGTGATAAAGCGTTGATCAAAAATTTGTCGCAAGCCATTAAGCTGCTTAATACGCAAAGTTATATTTCTTTAATGCAGGGGCGGCCACTGTTGCTTAACCCACTGCCGCCTGGTGATAACATTGTGAGTGAGGCTGTTATTCGTCACGTGTTACAAAAGTCGATCGACAGGCAATCTTTTGTACTGATGGCTCAGCCCATCTTATCAACAATGCTGGTTGTTCAGCCTGTTATTTCGAGTGAGGGGCTTACGCGTTATCACGAAATACTTATTCGGATGAAAACGAAGGACGGTAAGTTAGTGTTCCCGGATACTATCTTGCCGGTGGCGCGTGAAGCCGGGTTACTGCCAGCCCTTGATATCACAGTGATCGAGCAGACATTTTGCTTTATGCAGTCACAGCGTGATACTAATCCACACAGCCATTTTTCGATTAACCTGACGCCGGACTCGCTCAATAAAGCCGATTTCCTTGATAACGTGTTCACCTTGTTTGAAAAATATGCCATCTCTCCTGAACGGATTATTTTCGAAGTTGTTGAGTCTGACATCATTGATAACGCCAACGTAATTGATGTGTTGAGAACATTGCGTAAAGCAGGCTCTAAAGTGGCGATTGATGATTTTGGTACTGGCTCTTCCAGCTACTCGCGACTCCGCATGCTGGAAGCGGATATCCTGAAAATTGACGGATCTTTTATTCGCAACATTCTTGAGGATGAGTTCAGCCGGTGCGCCGTGCGATCATTTTGCGAGGTGGCAAAACTCAAAAATATGGACGTTGTGGCTGAGTTTGTTGAAAACCAGGAAATTGAGAAGATGCTCATCGATATGGGGGTGGGCTGGCTGCAGGGTTACTATATTGGTAAACCTGTCCCTATCGAAACGCTGGTGTCAGAGAAACAGGTCGCTGTCGCGACAGATCTGCATAGCAAACCAAAAGAGCGGATCACAACCTCGCACCCGACGAGCCGGCAGGAGTATTTCCCGTTAGTCGAGCAGGAAATATCCTGA
- a CDS encoding copper-binding protein: MNKLTSFLAIAFFISAGVNAAETTETHQQAAMVHETVNNSGASAHQQIAQKHEMLAHRNNPASIIAPSFSQMDEHEKAMVVHQSMNNGHAYAHELEAEKHRERIPAQG, encoded by the coding sequence ATGAACAAGTTGACGTCCTTTTTAGCTATTGCGTTTTTTATCTCTGCTGGCGTGAATGCTGCAGAAACAACCGAAACCCATCAACAAGCCGCCATGGTTCATGAAACGGTAAATAACAGCGGTGCATCTGCACATCAGCAAATCGCGCAGAAACATGAAATGTTGGCGCATCGCAATAACCCTGCCTCCATTATTGCCCCCTCTTTTTCACAAATGGATGAACATGAAAAAGCGATGGTCGTCCACCAGTCGATGAATAATGGCCATGCTTATGCGCATGAGTTAGAAGCGGAAAAACACCGCGAGCGTATCCCGGCCCAAGGATAA
- a CDS encoding efflux RND transporter periplasmic adaptor subunit, with amino-acid sequence MASLKIKNTALVLASMVAGGVLSVGIYSYFSSANVAADTASAPQKETRKVLFWYDPMYPNTRFDKPGKSPFMDMDLIPKYADEESAGDAAPGVRIDPTQTQNLGLKTEPVRRGSLQYAQTFPANVSYNEYQFVIVQARSAGFIEKVYPLTVGDKIKKGAPLIELTIPDWVEAQSEYLLLRETGGTTTQVEGILERLRLAGMPEADIQRLISTRKIQTRFILRAPIDGVITAFDLRTGMNISKDNVVAKIQGMDPVWVSASVPESIAWLIKDASQFTITVPAWPDKPFTISKWSLLPSVDATTRTLQLRLQVDNSDEALKPGMNAYLKLKTQSEPMLLIPSKALIDTGSEQRVITVDSEGRFVPKQVAVFHESQGVTAIRSGLTEGEKVVSSGLFLIDSEANIAGALDRMRAQKKGTADAATMPVMPAQATHAH; translated from the coding sequence ATGGCGTCTTTAAAAATTAAAAATACCGCGCTTGTTCTCGCCAGTATGGTTGCCGGCGGGGTTCTTTCTGTTGGTATTTATAGCTATTTTTCATCAGCAAATGTTGCCGCTGATACGGCATCTGCGCCGCAAAAAGAAACGCGAAAAGTCCTGTTCTGGTATGACCCAATGTATCCCAATACGCGCTTTGACAAGCCGGGTAAATCACCGTTTATGGATATGGATCTGATCCCGAAATATGCCGATGAAGAGAGCGCAGGCGATGCTGCGCCGGGTGTCCGCATCGATCCGACTCAGACTCAGAATCTGGGGTTAAAAACGGAACCCGTGCGCCGTGGTTCTCTACAATATGCGCAAACTTTCCCGGCAAATGTCAGTTATAACGAATACCAGTTTGTCATTGTGCAGGCGCGCTCCGCTGGGTTTATTGAGAAGGTCTATCCGCTTACCGTGGGCGACAAAATTAAAAAAGGCGCGCCGCTGATTGAACTGACAATCCCGGATTGGGTTGAAGCGCAGAGTGAATATTTGTTGTTGCGTGAAACGGGCGGTACCACAACTCAGGTGGAGGGTATTCTGGAACGATTACGTCTGGCCGGTATGCCAGAGGCAGACATTCAGCGCTTAATCTCCACGCGTAAAATTCAGACCCGCTTCATTCTGAGAGCGCCGATTGATGGGGTGATTACCGCATTTGATTTGCGTACAGGGATGAACATTTCAAAAGATAACGTGGTCGCGAAAATTCAGGGCATGGACCCGGTGTGGGTCAGTGCATCCGTTCCTGAATCCATCGCCTGGCTGATTAAAGACGCCTCACAGTTTACCATCACCGTTCCCGCGTGGCCTGATAAGCCCTTCACCATTAGCAAGTGGAGCCTCTTGCCGAGCGTCGATGCCACAACGCGAACCCTCCAGTTGCGCTTGCAGGTTGATAACTCCGATGAGGCGCTCAAACCGGGAATGAATGCGTATCTGAAGTTGAAAACGCAAAGTGAGCCAATGTTGCTGATCCCGTCAAAAGCACTGATTGATACCGGCAGCGAGCAACGGGTGATAACCGTGGATAGCGAAGGGCGCTTTGTGCCTAAGCAGGTTGCTGTTTTCCATGAATCTCAGGGGGTAACGGCGATCCGCTCCGGCCTGACCGAAGGGGAAAAAGTGGTTTCCAGCGGTCTGTTCCTCATCGATTCCGAGGCGAATATCGCCGGTGCGCTTGACCGTATGCGCGCTCAGAAAAAGGGCACTGCAGATGCGGCCACAATGCCGGTTATGCCTGCCCAGGCGACCCACGCACACTGA
- the cusF gene encoding cation efflux system protein CusF, with protein MKITAKAALLGLFSVVMLNAQANEHQHGDMMNMAPAAQQEQVISAIGVIESIDAESKKITIKHDPIPAVNWPAMTMRFTQVADTRADDIKPGDKVAFTFVQQGNLSVLRDIHISK; from the coding sequence ATGAAAATTACTGCTAAAGCCGCGCTGTTGGGTCTTTTTTCTGTGGTCATGTTGAACGCCCAGGCCAATGAGCACCAGCATGGTGACATGATGAATATGGCGCCCGCTGCCCAGCAGGAACAAGTCATCAGTGCGATCGGTGTCATCGAATCGATTGATGCAGAAAGCAAAAAAATCACCATCAAACACGATCCTATTCCGGCCGTGAACTGGCCCGCAATGACCATGCGTTTTACGCAGGTTGCTGATACCCGCGCCGATGATATTAAGCCTGGCGATAAGGTGGCTTTTACTTTTGTTCAGCAGGGAAATCTCTCCGTGCTACGTGATATTCACATCAGTAAATAA
- the cusR gene encoding copper/silver response regulator transcription factor: MKILIVEDEKKTGEYLTKGLTEAGFVVDLADNGLNGYHLAMTGDYDLLILDIMLPDVNGWDIVRMLRTANKGMPILLLTALGTIEHRVKGLELGADDYLVKPFAFAELLARVRTLLRRGAAVIVESQFQVADLMVDLVSRKVTRSGARITLTSKEFTLLEFFLRHQGEVLPRSLIASQVWDMNFDSDTNAIDVAVKRLRAKIDNDFEPKLIQTVRGVGYMLEVPDDH; the protein is encoded by the coding sequence ATGAAGATTTTGATCGTTGAAGATGAGAAAAAAACCGGTGAATACCTGACTAAAGGCCTGACAGAAGCAGGTTTTGTCGTGGATTTAGCGGATAACGGTCTGAACGGATATCACCTGGCCATGACAGGTGATTACGACCTGCTCATTCTCGACATCATGCTGCCGGACGTGAACGGTTGGGATATTGTGCGGATGTTGCGCACCGCCAACAAAGGCATGCCGATCCTTCTCCTCACGGCGTTAGGTACGATTGAACATCGGGTCAAAGGTCTGGAATTGGGCGCGGATGACTATCTGGTGAAACCTTTTGCCTTTGCTGAACTGCTGGCGCGCGTCAGAACGCTGTTACGACGAGGCGCGGCGGTGATTGTCGAAAGCCAGTTTCAGGTAGCGGATTTAATGGTCGATCTGGTCAGCAGAAAAGTCACCCGCAGCGGGGCGCGCATTACCCTCACCAGTAAAGAGTTTACGCTGCTTGAGTTTTTTCTGCGCCATCAGGGAGAAGTGCTGCCCCGTTCGCTGATCGCCTCCCAGGTCTGGGATATGAATTTTGACAGCGACACCAACGCCATTGACGTCGCCGTTAAGCGCCTGCGAGCCAAAATTGATAATGATTTTGAACCGAAGCTGATCCAGACCGTACGCGGCGTGGGATACATGCTAGAGGTACCGGATGACCATTAA
- a CDS encoding membrane lipoprotein lipid attachment site-containing protein: MKKLISAMVIMASLAGCAEHPYLSAAAAGVGAAAVATAIANHKNREKEHDREEREQREQRENQHAWRHNHHHSDDDSRYYHR; the protein is encoded by the coding sequence ATGAAAAAGCTGATATCTGCAATGGTCATCATGGCCAGCCTGGCAGGCTGTGCTGAACATCCGTATCTGTCTGCCGCCGCTGCGGGCGTCGGTGCGGCAGCGGTTGCCACAGCAATTGCTAACCACAAGAATCGCGAAAAAGAACACGACCGTGAAGAGCGCGAGCAGCGTGAACAGCGTGAAAACCAGCACGCGTGGCGGCATAACCACCATCATTCCGATGATGACAGTCGTTACTATCACCGCTGA
- the uspF gene encoding universal stress protein UspF, giving the protein MYRSILVPIDISEADLTRHVIPQVEAHAKAAKVHFLAVIPTVPFYASLGLAYSNEFPDRSGLQAKATEKLEEIIKQFNIPAGRTQSHVVYGPPKDQILKVAEAVDAELIIIASHKPGISTYLLGSTASAVVRHAKCPVLVVR; this is encoded by the coding sequence ATGTATCGCTCAATTCTGGTGCCGATTGATATCTCTGAAGCCGATTTAACTCGCCATGTTATTCCGCAGGTTGAGGCGCATGCCAAAGCCGCCAAAGTCCATTTCTTAGCCGTGATACCTACCGTGCCGTTCTATGCCTCGCTGGGGCTGGCCTACTCCAACGAGTTTCCAGACAGGAGCGGCCTCCAGGCTAAGGCCACTGAAAAGCTGGAAGAGATTATTAAGCAATTCAATATCCCGGCAGGCAGGACGCAGTCGCATGTTGTGTACGGGCCGCCGAAAGATCAAATCCTGAAGGTGGCGGAAGCGGTAGACGCCGAACTCATTATTATTGCTTCGCATAAACCCGGTATTAGCACTTATCTACTGGGTTCAACGGCCTCCGCAGTGGTTCGCCATGCAAAATGCCCGGTACTTGTGGTGCGGTAA
- a CDS encoding efflux transporter outer membrane subunit encodes MCKFKRLTLSAIFVLAGCSLAPDYQRPALPVPQQFSLSQNALVSAPQGYQDTGWRTFFVDEQVKALIREALVNNRDLRMATLKVQEARAQYGVTDADRYPQVNAGSSGTYSGKLKGDSSTNREFEAGLNLSFDLDFFGRLKNMSEADRQNFFASEEAQRAVHILLISNVSQSYFNQRLAYAQLQIAQETLQNYQRSYAFVEKQLLTGSTNVLALEQARGVIESTRSDIAKRKGELAQANNALQLLLGTYGKLPDDQARSHGDIKPVKLPPALSSHILLQRPDIMEAEHGLMAANANIGAARAAFFPSITLTSSVSGSSSDLSSLFNAASGMWNFIPKIDIPIFNAGRNQSNLDLAEIRQRQSVVNYEQKIQNAFKEVADALALRQSLADQITAQQRYLASLQITLQRARALYQNGAVSYIEVLDAERSLFATQQSLLDLNYAQQVNEIKLFAALGGGWAE; translated from the coding sequence ATGTGCAAATTTAAACGCCTTACCCTCAGCGCTATCTTTGTGTTGGCCGGATGTTCACTGGCGCCGGACTATCAGCGTCCGGCATTGCCTGTGCCGCAACAATTCTCCTTAAGTCAGAACGCGTTGGTTTCGGCCCCCCAGGGGTATCAGGACACGGGCTGGCGCACCTTTTTCGTCGATGAACAGGTGAAGGCGCTGATTCGTGAAGCGTTAGTGAATAACCGTGATTTGCGCATGGCGACCCTTAAGGTGCAGGAAGCGAGGGCGCAATATGGCGTGACGGATGCAGACCGCTACCCGCAGGTGAATGCAGGCTCCAGCGGGACATACAGCGGTAAATTAAAAGGCGATTCCAGCACTAACCGGGAATTTGAAGCCGGACTCAATCTGAGTTTCGATCTGGATTTCTTTGGCCGGTTAAAAAATATGAGTGAAGCTGACCGGCAGAACTTCTTTGCCAGCGAAGAAGCGCAGCGGGCTGTGCATATTTTATTGATCTCCAATGTATCGCAAAGTTATTTCAACCAGCGCCTGGCGTATGCGCAACTGCAAATTGCGCAAGAAACGCTGCAAAACTATCAGCGCTCTTACGCTTTTGTTGAGAAACAGCTATTAACCGGTAGCACCAACGTGCTGGCGCTGGAACAGGCGCGGGGCGTGATTGAAAGCACACGCAGCGATATCGCAAAACGTAAAGGCGAACTGGCGCAGGCGAATAATGCATTACAACTGTTGCTGGGGACCTACGGGAAATTACCGGACGATCAGGCGCGCAGCCACGGCGATATAAAGCCGGTGAAGTTACCGCCAGCGCTCTCATCGCACATCCTCCTGCAACGCCCGGATATTATGGAAGCTGAGCATGGGTTAATGGCGGCGAATGCCAATATTGGCGCTGCGCGTGCGGCATTTTTCCCGTCCATTACGCTGACCAGTTCTGTCTCCGGTAGCAGTAGCGACCTCTCCAGTTTATTTAATGCGGCCAGCGGCATGTGGAATTTTATCCCGAAAATAGACATCCCGATTTTTAACGCTGGACGTAATCAATCCAATCTCGATCTGGCAGAGATTCGCCAGCGGCAGTCGGTGGTGAATTACGAGCAAAAAATTCAAAATGCCTTCAAAGAGGTGGCGGATGCCCTGGCGTTGCGCCAAAGCCTTGCCGACCAAATTACCGCCCAGCAACGTTATCTGGCCTCGCTGCAAATCACCCTGCAACGCGCCAGAGCGCTCTATCAGAATGGCGCCGTCAGCTATATCGAAGTACTGGACGCGGAACGTTCTTTATTCGCAACGCAGCAATCGCTGCTCGATCTTAACTACGCCCAACAAGTTAATGAAATTAAGCTGTTTGCTGCTTTAGGCGGCGGTTGGGCGGAATAA